CCTGTTCCTCAACACATGGCTTGCCAGCAGCTGCCCACAAACATAACCTGGACATGCAGACAGAGCAGCCCAAGGACATCCAGGGAGGAGGGTGATCATGAGCCTCTCACCTGTCGTCACCAGCTTGGACTTATCTTCCTCAtcccccacctcctcctcctccacattACGACCAGGGAAGAAGAAACCCATCATCCTGTGAAAGAACTGGTGGGTGAGCTGGATGGTGAGGGGTACCACGTTCACCTGTGGGGAGAGAGACATGTCAGAGCCAGGCACatgctgcctgtgccccacagagACCCAGTCCAGTCCTGGCACCTCAAAATGCTCCTTGATGGAGATGCCTCCCACGGGTGGCCGGACCTTGCTGAAAATCCTCAGTGCCAGCTGCCGGCCAGACTGGCAGGAGCTCTGGGGACGCAGCACCACCTGCAGGGAAGAGGACAGGCGGCTGGGGTGAGGACAGGCCACTCTGGCCAGGCCACCTACATGTCTCCAGGACACAGGGctgctcccccaggctgccactTGCCTTGTACACAGCGTTGGGCAGGAGGTTGTTCattgtcacccagcccagttCCAGCAGATGCTCGGCCGTGTCATCAGACTTGTTGACCTGCACAGACAAACCTGTCAGCcctccatgtccctgtccccagctcgGGGGCTGTGGGTATCACTGGCTAGCTCCACACCTTGCTGTAGAGGAAGCGCTGGAGCTCCAGCTCGGCTATGCCCAGCTGCCCATCCTCCTCGGTCAGGCGCCAGCGGGCCTGGGCAAAGTAGAACTCCGTGCGCCGTGCCACACTCACATCCTCCGGCTGCTTTCGCAGCTCCATCTTGTTGGCTCGCTGCAGCTGGAAGTCCTTGAAgcacctgcagcagagaggagagcaCTGGGATGTAGGAGCCCTCAGTAAGAGGGACACAATGCTAAGGAAGCcagagatcatagaatcatagaacggtttggactggaagggaccttaaatctcatCTATTTCCAACCCCCTGttacaggcagggacaccttccactagaccaggttgctccaagccctgtccaaccaggccttggacacttccagggctggggcagccacagcttctctgggcactctgtgccagggcctcaccaccctcgcagggaataatttcttcctaatacccaatCCAAACCTACTTTCAGTTTCAAGCCATTCCCCCCATCCTACCTGATGAGTATGTTCAGCTCCTCGCTCTCCAGTTGCAGGTCAGCTTTCTCCTGGcttagctgctgctgcagcctgtggttCAGGTCGAGCAGGATCTCATTTTTGCTGTCATCCTTCAAAGACTGAAGGACAGACAACCCTCAGCACCCTCTGCCCTGGAGTGGGGATCCTGGGGAGCCGGGCACTGCCTGTATGTGGGCTCACCTTCATGTTGGAGTACatctgcttctccagctgccggATCTGGGCCACGTGCTGCCGCACGGCCTCTTGCAGGTGTAGGATACTGCTGCGCTGCTCCTCGGGGTTGCTGGAGATTTCCAGCTGGAAGCGCACCCGCTGTTTCTTCTCGCTGTGCTCCTGGACATGGGGACAGGGGAAGGTTAGGAGTGTCTGGGAGCAGTGAGTGACACAGTGACCTGAAGTCCTGTGGTGTGGGGGGTTGAGGGGGTGTAGCAACCAGCTTTGACCTTGAGCTACAGCTGTTGCCTGGCAAAGGAACAAGTAAAACATCATTAAGGAAGAAAAcgtgagaaagagaagaaaaacagctgcAGATAGAGGAATGTGTTTGGACATGAGAAGAAATACCAGTGACCTGTCAAGAGACGAGATGGGGCATGTGAACAGAAGCTAGAGACCAATTAGAGATGAGATACAAGCGCATGGACAGAGAAAAAGTAGGTAAAAAGAACAAGTTTGTTTATAATAAAATCCTTGTATGCAAAATGCAGTCTGAGTGCATTACTGTCCGTTGTCAAGGGGACCCCGGGCAAGAAATAGGTGAGGAGAATTTCTCTTTTTGAGAATTTCTCCTTGCTCAAGACACATTTTGTGGCTGAAAAAAACTAAGTTTGGAAGAACGTATGAGATCAGCTGATATTCTGTCTTTCCCTCGGGCTGGACGACTTTTTGCCAGGACAGACAGAACAGGCAAACCCTTATCAAAAAAGGTGTTTGCAAGGTACATAAAAGCATTCTTTCCCACAGATGgtggaaggaaaaaggagaagaaaaagggaaaaaactgtGAAAAGCAGCCCACAGGGCAGTATGGGCATGCCTGGGCCTTTGGTATGCATGGACAAGGAGCCCTGCTTGGTGTGTGTTGTTTCTTTCCACCCAGCTGTGAGTTTCACAGTTGTAAAGTGTTTCCAAAATAAACTTCCTTCAGTACCTGAAAGCCCATGGTTAGCTCTCTGGTTACTTGTGTGCATATTTGGAGTATACAGGTGGGTACCTTGCGTTTGGGCTCCACGTGCAGCAGTAGGTTGTTGACTATGTCAAGGATCATGGCATACTGTGCTGGGTTGGTGGAGATCTCCAGGTCGTGGTGGATCAGTGTGAAGGTatccacagctcctgcagcaacACAAAAGGCAAGTGGGGCCTCAGCATGGCCAGAAACAGGATGCAAATGGCGACCAGCCAGAGACAGACGGGGGTTACACTGGTTCCAGCAGGCACAGCATGCTCAGCATCATCTGGTGCACTGCAGGGGCTGTGTGCACCCCTCTGATCTCAGCAGGGCCAACACAGATCACCCCTGGAGTTAGCAAGCACCTGTGGGTCAGCCCAGAGCTTTGCTCCAAGGCACACTGCCTGGACATACTGACCCTCCTGCTTCTTCAGCAGATCCTCCTTCTCCTGGTTGGCAGGAGTCTCGGGTGGCTTTATCTGCGTGGCCAGCTCGGGGTCAATGTCATGGCTGTAGCTGATGTAGTACATGCGGCAGCTGCAGCGAGAGATGATCCTCTGTACCTGCTGGGTCTGCTGGGCTTCCGAGGGCTGATTCCAGTCTGAGGACAGGCAGAGGCACCACGGTCAGAGCACCATGTCCTGGCACATCGGGAACTTCATGGTGCAGGGCTCAGAGCATCAGTCAGCTCCTGGAGCCATGCATGGACAGGTCAGATGctctcagctccagcagccttGGGGTCACACACAAACAGGACTGGAGTAGGCACAGCAGCCAGCCCTGTAGACAGTACCTGTCGTGGTGCTGACCATGCCCCCCACTGCCTGCCCGCtctccatcagctcctgcacCGAGTCCAGGCTCCTTTGCCGATGTTCCTCAATATTTTTCACCTGGGGAGGCAAGAAGGCACCATTGGCTGTCCCCATTCTCCCTGCCTTGGCCAGGTCAGACAGCACTGTCCGTCCCCCACACAGCTCACCTATCACAGCCCCCCAGACACTCACCTCCAGCCAGAGCTGCCCGTGCTCCCCCTCAGAGGGGCTGCTCTCTGTCGTGGCAAAGTACTGCATGCCATCCAGCAGGCAGGTCCAGGACGTCTTCTGCTTCAGTGTGTCCCCGTACCAGGCAGGGTggtgctggcactgcagcagctgggccTTGGCAGCGGACACGATCACACAGCCCTCCGTCTCCGCGCCGCGCAGAACCATCTGTGGGGGGAGAGACGCCAGGGGTCAGACCAGCCTTTCTGGGGCCCTCTCACAGCCAGGTCGTGGGGACAGGCAGGCACCTGGCAGTTCACCAGCTCGATGAGGCAGTTGCGGTTGTAGATGTCGTCGGTCTGACAGGCGGCGATGCCGCAGAGCTGCTCACTGGCCCCCGACTCCTCCTCCGTGAATACCACGAACTTGTCTGTCTCCTCAATGAGCTTCTGCAGCATGTAAGcccctggggagggaaaaagagTCAGTGCAAGGCTGCAGGGGGCTGGCTGGGGGGTACAGGGTGAAGGGAAGCATGGCTTTCAGCTGTGGGCTGCCCCTTGCTCCCCTCCCCACCATGCTCACCCCCCGAGGAGGCTCTCTCGGGTCGGCCGCTGGTGATGGGAGCAGTCACTCTGGCAGGGATGGAGTGAGCAGAGAGCGGGCCCCGCTTCAGCTTCTTGGCCTGCAGCTGCGTGTCGATCTTCAGCCCCTTCAGGGCCTCGGTGGACAGGTTGCGCTTGAGCACAGCCGCTTTCTTGTAGCCGTCGTAGAGGCCGAAGGCGATGTCCCGGTTCGTGGTGGTCCAGGACGCCCGCAGGTCCACCAAGTGCAGCTGGTGCGTGTGGAAACCATCGTCCCCATCGcgcaggggcagctcctgggcaCGGAGGGTGAGAGCCTCAGCATGGCAAAGCTACCTCCAGCCTGTGACCACGGGCCTCACACACAGGGGCTGGGAGCCCTGCCAGGCCCTACAGGCAGAACGTGGGGGCCAGAGCCTGGGGGACCACCCCAGAGTCCCCAGCATGGGCCCAtgccagggatgctgtgggtgGAACAAGGCTAGGTGCTTGGGAGATCAGAGGCCCTGAAGACCTGTCTCCTCTGAAGCCGAATCCCTCCCCCATTGCACTCAACAACCAAGGTCCCCCTGTCCTGGGGATGCCACCAGGCCAGCACAGGATGCCGTGCCCTGTGTTTGCAGCGCTACCTCCTCAGCCGTGCGGTTGCTGTGCCGCTGGTAGGTGAGGGAGGACAGGCTCAGCAGGTGGGTTTTCTTCACCAGGGTGTCGAGCTGGTGGTCGGCATTCTCGTCGCAAGTGGAGGCCATGAGGTGCACGGTGACCTGGCTCAGGTCGCTCACCATCTGCGTGATGCTCCACTCGGAAATGAGGCGTCGCATCACTGTGCCAGCTGGGGGACAGAGGCAGGGGGTCAGCCAGGGCCCTGCCATACAAGGAAGTGCTGCTGGCAGGATTCCCACTCACCTTGTGGTATGAGCCGTTGAGTGCCACGAGTGAAGATGTGTCCCTGGCAGCATTCCACCTGGATCCCCCGCTGCTGGGCAAAGGAGGCCCAGTAATGCACCTGTGAGAGAGCAGAGAGTCCAGCTGAGAGCCCAGCGCAGGTACAGCAGGGAGGTAATACCAGCCCCCCACCCCTGGGACTTGCCTGCAGCCGAGGGAAGAGTGCTGTATAGGACAACTGCTTGTAATGCTGCCCCAGCTTCTTCTTGCTGGGTTTCATGTTGTTGAAGAGCTTCCCGCGGCATATGGGCCGTGTCACGCTGGTCCACGTGGCCCAAAAATTCTGCATCCAGCGGAGGGTGCTGCTGTAGAGCAGGATCCGGGGCTGGGAGTGCTCTGAGAATATACCCACTGtcagcaccctggggcaggGACATGGCAGCACCCAACCCAGGACACATAAGGATTGCTCAAACCAGCATGCTCTGCCCCATCCCCCTTGTCCCAAAGGGATCCCCAGGACACTATCACCCACCTTTACTGGGCCGAGTCAGGTCCATTCGGATGGAGAGGTTGAGGTTCTCGGAGCGGAAGGCACGGTAGGAGTCATACTGCTGCCCTACTGGCACCTCGGGCAGGAATTCGGGGGAGCGCAGCACCACACCGTGGTGGTCATGGGGGTTCCCGTGACACAGCCACTGCAGGTCCAGCGTCATGCACAGGTCAGGCAGGTGCAGGAAGCAGCAGTCGTCATACCTGAATGCAGAAAGAGACCCCAGTCATTCCCTGGCACTGGTGGAGGCCTCTGTGCTCCAGGGCCCACACTCACTTGGAGGCTGTCCGGACGTTGATATCCAGGTTGCCCTTGAAGACAAACTGCCCGGGCTTCCAGTGGAAGGACAGTTGGCTCCACTCCCAGTGCATGTTCTCTGTGGTGTTGTAGGGGTCCTGGAAGGACAAGCATGAGGAGAGGGAGGTGTGAGCTGACCCCGCGCCATGCTCTgttccccagcccagcagcacccacctCAGTGGCCAGCTGGTGCAGGTTGGCCTGTTCAATGTCCATGTGCCAGTCTCCGTGGAAGAGAAGGCGGCTCTTGTCCCACCAGGGCAATGGGGCGCTGGGATCCTCTGAGGGCTTCGTGAGAAGATCCACACACTGGCCAATCAGGGTCCAGGCTGGGTCCCAGCAGGGCCCCCACACGATGGTGTACTGGGAGATCACAGCTGGGAACACAGAGATTGGCTCAGCCATTTGCACATCCCACGCTGCCCCATCCCTACCCCAGCACAGAGCCCCCCCATTCCTCTTACAGTGAAAGTCGTGGTAGAACTTCAAGGGTGGCATGTTCCTCTCCACCGTGGCAtccccccagggcagccccagcttcagGACCTGGCGGCGCCGGGAGCAGGCCTGGCCGCACTGCTCGGCTCCGATCAGCCGGCCGGAGAGCTGCCAGTTCCGGATCTCAAAGAGGTAACGAGGGTAGTCACGGATCCGCACTGCAGGGCGGAGGAAGCACTGAGACATGCGGCAGCAAAGGGACACTGCCCCAGTCCCCCACTCTCAGCCACACAAGGAACCACTCTCCTGTCACAtctctgctcccttcccacTCCCTTGAACCTCCAAAAATCATTTTCTCTGCTTGCATGGTGTCAGTAGGTCCCTGTCCCGGAAGCCCAGCCATCACAGCCATTGTGCTGTCCTCCAAGGGCACCCTCACGTGAAGCAACTCACCAAAGAAGCTGCCAACTCTGCCCTTCATCATGCGGCACCACTGGGTGACCATCTCCAGACCCTCGGAAGGGAACGGGCTAACATCATCCAGGTCCCTCATCTGCTCCAATACACGTTCTGTGCCATGGAAGGACTCATCAGCCATGGCCACCAGCTCCAGGTGGGCCAGGGTCCAGGTGAGAAGGGCCCTCCGCATGGGTGTGTTGGCGTAGAGGCGCCGCGAGCGCTGGATGTAGATCTCGATGTTCTTCTTCTCCAGTGAGGCGTACAGCTCCTCGATCTTGcgggcaggcagcagctccccgtGCTGCTTGCGCAGCGCAGCCACCTTGGCGTCCAGCAGCTGCAGGCGCTTGGCGCTCTCCTTGCTCTCGTCCTTCATCAGCTCATAGTTGTCTCGTAACTTGACCTCAAAGACATCGTCCAGGAAGACCCAGGAGAAGTGGGTCACTTTAAGCAGGAGGTCTGGGGGCAGCACCGTGCTGGTGGGGCGCCCAGGCCGGTGAAGGCCCTTCAGCCACTTCTGCACGCCCACGGCAGCGTCCAGCGTGCGGGAGAAGTCGTACTGGTAGGGGAACTCGATGGTCACACTGGCAAAGGAGAAGGCCCAGCCACGGTTGCGGAGGGTGCGCAGGGTGGGGAAGGCGTCACGGTGCCGGATGACCTCctccagctctggcagcagttTCACCTCCACCTCCTTGAAGCTGAAGATGCTGTGCCCATCAAAGCCAGCGGCCAGCTCGGGGCAGTAGCCGTGCAGGGCACCACCATGCCAGCTCACCGAGGTCCGCTCGGCAGCCAGGCTGATGTAGTTGGCCTCAGAGACAAAGGCTGTGACTTTGGCGGAGCTCAGCTCTAGGGACAGGGACAAAAGTCTTTTGGAGGATGGCCCTTTTGGCTGGAGGGGCCCCGGTGATTCAGTAGGGGTGGTTGGGTGGGACGTGGGGCTCTC
This is a stretch of genomic DNA from Pseudopipra pipra isolate bDixPip1 chromosome 21, bDixPip1.hap1, whole genome shotgun sequence. It encodes these proteins:
- the BLTP2 gene encoding bridge-like lipid transfer protein family member 2 — its product is MPPPLPAALLGVVLIALLAGLLARWLACRLAVTWCRQKLHAELKIGSFGFFWAQNISLKFQQEQQTVEIDNIWISSKLSRELPRYFELCFGEVRIRTDLQKGPGFQPSVPEAPREADGNESRADLTLKPSLLRLLSQLFSIHMDSINIMVLHVATSESLWHIQASQTRLLLNGNGKSLTCEVSLTKVNSKVLRSSQLDDTCLAELALALSLSLEISSKRRLVGVRLCIRTLQAELHEGLFCSPLLHHVTAGAQHSSTGEQPSTGPEEPPKSLSVLSRDTLQLIPRRVEMKLENTSMVLSMNSQKRHLTWSLKLLQFLYQREDEQIPLRNFTPSSDLDQMSVDLQLEDGLLLSQSRQRIVCLNSLKTSLQVTAIDLSAAVLLNTCIIHYRHQEFSHWLGLLAQEYRCRAVPVPSQGHKGRSYPQIIAPIILSASLSNVSVSVQLGDTPPFALGFNSISADYQHLRPQSVHQRAVLAVDHLCWRVGNDSHIQRAPHPPNMHVWGEALILDSFNLQGSYNQPLGMSSAQSDTLFLDCTIRGLQVESSDTCTECLARVLPLFCPQPSGAELAKQPPSASSEPWRLLWKVDLKVEDVNLFTLSTLVGALELRLDTLTVLGSAESCTVSVQGMVLALVKSITEKMQPCCKAPAIPNPVANLSMLSVTYHSSIRSLEVQCGEGLAVLWSPPDHMHLYHHTLATLQCHEALWNALGHRTLPSLPPESPTSHPTTPTESPGPLQPKGPSSKRLLSLSLELSSAKVTAFVSEANYISLAAERTSVSWHGGALHGYCPELAAGFDGHSIFSFKEVEVKLLPELEEVIRHRDAFPTLRTLRNRGWAFSFASVTIEFPYQYDFSRTLDAAVGVQKWLKGLHRPGRPTSTVLPPDLLLKVTHFSWVFLDDVFEVKLRDNYELMKDESKESAKRLQLLDAKVAALRKQHGELLPARKIEELYASLEKKNIEIYIQRSRRLYANTPMRRALLTWTLAHLELVAMADESFHGTERVLEQMRDLDDVSPFPSEGLEMVTQWCRMMKGRVGSFFVRIRDYPRYLFEIRNWQLSGRLIGAEQCGQACSRRRQVLKLGLPWGDATVERNMPPLKFYHDFHSVISQYTIVWGPCWDPAWTLIGQCVDLLTKPSEDPSAPLPWWDKSRLLFHGDWHMDIEQANLHQLATEDPYNTTENMHWEWSQLSFHWKPGQFVFKGNLDINVRTASKYDDCCFLHLPDLCMTLDLQWLCHGNPHDHHGVVLRSPEFLPEVPVGQQYDSYRAFRSENLNLSIRMDLTRPSKEHSQPRILLYSSTLRWMQNFWATWTSVTRPICRGKLFNNMKPSKKKLGQHYKQLSYTALFPRLQVHYWASFAQQRGIQVECCQGHIFTRGTQRLIPQAGTVMRRLISEWSITQMVSDLSQVTVHLMASTCDENADHQLDTLVKKTHLLSLSSLTYQRHSNRTAEEELPLRDGDDGFHTHQLHLVDLRASWTTTNRDIAFGLYDGYKKAAVLKRNLSTEALKGLKIDTQLQAKKLKRGPLSAHSIPARVTAPITSGRPERASSGGAYMLQKLIEETDKFVVFTEEESGASEQLCGIAACQTDDIYNRNCLIELVNCQMVLRGAETEGCVIVSAAKAQLLQCQHHPAWYGDTLKQKTSWTCLLDGMQYFATTESSPSEGEHGQLWLEVKNIEEHRQRSLDSVQELMESGQAVGGMVSTTTDWNQPSEAQQTQQVQRIISRCSCRMYYISYSHDIDPELATQIKPPETPANQEKEDLLKKQEGAVDTFTLIHHDLEISTNPAQYAMILDIVNNLLLHVEPKRKEHSEKKQRVRFQLEISSNPEEQRSSILHLQEAVRQHVAQIRQLEKQMYSNMKSLKDDSKNEILLDLNHRLQQQLSQEKADLQLESEELNILIRCFKDFQLQRANKMELRKQPEDVSVARRTEFYFAQARWRLTEEDGQLGIAELELQRFLYSKVNKSDDTAEHLLELGWVTMNNLLPNAVYKVVLRPQSSCQSGRQLALRIFSKVRPPVGGISIKEHFEVNVVPLTIQLTHQFFHRMMGFFFPGRNVEEEEVGDEEDKSKLVTTGIPVVKPRQLIVADDSLGPGKGVAQGLNRTSGVRRSFRKAPEHPVDDIDKMKERAAMNNSFIYIKIPQVPLCVSYKGEKNSVDWGDLNLVLPCLEYHNNTWTWLDFAMAVKRDSRKALVAQVIKEKLRLKPAAGAEARGKLESKSDGTIQQQEEDEKARLLIGLSVGEKNPSKKSIFGRRK